In the genome of Terriglobia bacterium, one region contains:
- a CDS encoding class I SAM-dependent methyltransferase, whose protein sequence is MNALPNLRAQSIVGGKLGKLRLRCPRCTSNLGAVDYTSTPFNNGITCPRCSFVLDHQRGILLALPPERQEHYKRFLTEYQIVRAAEGRGSKDAAYYLALPFRDLTGKNQSQWSIRAQTYRYVERELLPKVAGNRSGITILDLGAGNGWLSYRLSLLGHRPVAVDLLINDSDGLGAATHYLQKLERLFPRFQAELDALPFEGTQFDCVIFNASFHYSENYSKTLGEAIRCLRKGGVVIIADTPWYSKEESGRQMLRERRAFFQQQYGFPSDALASREYLTDRRLRDMEKLFGIRWQTHQPSYGLRWALRPTLARLQGKREPSSFRIYVARMVNA, encoded by the coding sequence TTGAACGCGCTCCCGAATCTCCGTGCTCAATCAATCGTTGGCGGAAAGCTCGGCAAACTTCGCCTGCGTTGCCCGCGCTGCACGTCCAACCTGGGCGCGGTTGATTACACCAGCACTCCGTTCAACAATGGCATAACCTGCCCGCGGTGCTCCTTCGTTCTCGACCATCAGCGCGGAATCCTGCTTGCGCTTCCGCCAGAGCGCCAAGAGCACTACAAGCGATTCCTGACCGAATACCAAATCGTTCGCGCTGCCGAAGGCAGAGGAAGTAAAGACGCCGCCTATTATCTTGCGCTCCCGTTTCGAGATCTTACGGGGAAGAACCAGTCTCAGTGGAGCATTCGCGCCCAGACTTACCGATACGTCGAACGGGAACTCTTGCCGAAGGTCGCGGGAAATCGTTCAGGTATCACCATCCTCGATCTCGGCGCGGGGAATGGATGGCTCAGCTACCGCCTCTCATTGCTTGGGCATCGTCCGGTTGCGGTCGATCTCCTGATCAATGACAGCGACGGTCTCGGCGCTGCCACGCATTACCTGCAGAAACTCGAGCGCCTCTTCCCCAGGTTCCAGGCAGAACTCGATGCGCTGCCCTTTGAAGGCACCCAGTTCGACTGCGTCATATTTAACGCCTCGTTTCATTACTCCGAGAACTACTCGAAGACACTTGGCGAAGCCATTCGCTGCCTTCGCAAGGGCGGCGTGGTCATCATTGCTGATACGCCCTGGTATTCGAAGGAAGAGAGCGGCCGACAGATGCTCCGCGAGCGCCGCGCCTTTTTTCAGCAACAGTACGGGTTTCCCTCTGACGCGCTCGCCAGCCGCGAATACCTTACCGACCGTCGATTACGTGACATGGAAAAGTTATTCGGAATCCGCTGGCAGACTCACCAACCAAGTTATGGCCTCCGTTGGGCCCTACGTCCGACCCTTGCAAGACTCCAGGGCAAACGTGAGCCATCCAGCTTTCGAATCTACGTTGCTCGCATGGTGAATGCATGA
- a CDS encoding UDP-glucose/GDP-mannose dehydrogenase family protein, which produces MQIAVVGSGYVGLVAAVGFCEIGHSVTCIDNDLTKLERLKNGVTPIHEKFIPELIQKHRSDRLRFSDDLPAATKDSSVIFIAVGTPENGNGEADISYVEAVAREIAGAISTYKVIVEKSTVPVYTSKWIRRAMLLNGAPQEFFDVVSNPEFLKEGTAVVDFLYPDRIVIGGDNPAAVDMVRRVYGPLTGGSYYRNPSCIPGPDSYAGKARLILTSTISAELIKYASNAFLATKISFINAVASICEAVGADIGEVAEGIGSDSRIGAQFLKPGIGYGGSCFPKDLKAFRSVANEAGYDFSLLGQVSRINDDMRLRFLNKVRKALWTLKGKKLGVLGVAFKGGTDDVRESSAIPIIRSLCYGGCAVTIYDPGAMEHGREVLKDCPGVEFAESAYGAAEGKDALVILTDWEEFAGLDLGVISGALRYHLIIDGRNLFDPGEVTKHGLGYISMGRADAFPDKYPVFECSLLRKGERDSREEGTAGCE; this is translated from the coding sequence ATGCAGATTGCGGTGGTTGGTTCCGGTTACGTTGGACTTGTCGCGGCAGTTGGATTTTGTGAGATCGGGCACTCCGTTACATGCATCGACAATGATCTGACGAAATTGGAGAGACTCAAGAACGGGGTCACCCCCATTCATGAGAAGTTCATCCCGGAACTAATCCAGAAGCACCGAAGCGATCGTCTGCGGTTTTCGGATGATCTCCCTGCGGCGACGAAAGACAGTTCGGTGATCTTTATCGCCGTGGGCACGCCCGAGAACGGAAACGGAGAAGCTGATATTTCTTACGTGGAAGCAGTCGCGCGGGAGATCGCAGGCGCAATCAGCACTTATAAGGTTATCGTCGAGAAGAGTACGGTCCCGGTTTATACAAGTAAATGGATTAGGCGAGCAATGTTGCTCAATGGAGCGCCACAGGAATTCTTCGATGTCGTCTCCAATCCAGAGTTCCTCAAAGAGGGAACTGCCGTGGTTGACTTCCTCTATCCGGACAGGATCGTAATCGGCGGTGATAACCCAGCGGCTGTGGATATGGTTAGACGGGTCTACGGCCCGCTTACTGGTGGATCGTATTATCGTAATCCGTCTTGCATCCCGGGTCCAGATAGCTATGCGGGGAAGGCGCGACTGATTCTGACAAGCACGATAAGTGCAGAGTTGATCAAGTACGCGTCCAACGCATTTCTAGCCACGAAGATTTCGTTCATTAACGCCGTGGCAAGCATCTGCGAAGCGGTAGGGGCTGACATTGGAGAGGTAGCGGAAGGGATCGGCTCTGACTCACGGATTGGCGCACAATTCTTGAAACCTGGTATTGGGTACGGGGGGTCGTGCTTTCCAAAAGACCTCAAGGCCTTTCGATCCGTAGCTAATGAGGCAGGTTACGATTTTAGTCTCCTCGGTCAGGTCTCTCGAATCAACGACGACATGCGTCTGCGCTTTCTGAACAAAGTTCGAAAAGCCTTATGGACACTCAAGGGCAAAAAGTTAGGAGTTCTCGGAGTTGCCTTTAAAGGTGGTACGGACGACGTGCGGGAGTCTTCGGCAATTCCCATCATTCGGTCCCTCTGCTACGGAGGGTGCGCAGTCACGATCTACGATCCAGGAGCAATGGAGCACGGCCGGGAGGTGCTGAAGGATTGTCCCGGCGTCGAGTTCGCTGAGTCCGCGTATGGCGCGGCTGAGGGCAAAGATGCTTTGGTAATTCTGACAGACTGGGAGGAATTCGCGGGACTCGACCTCGGCGTTATATCTGGAGCCCTGAGATACCACCTCATTATTGATGGAAGGAATCTATTCGACCCCGGTGAAGTTACAAAGCACGGACTAGGATACATCAGCATGGGTCGGGCGGATGCGTTCCCAGATAAGTACCCTGTCTTTGAATGTAGCTTGTTGCGCAAGGGCGAACGAGATAGCCGTGAGGAGGGGACCGCGGGCTGTGAGTGA
- a CDS encoding radical SAM protein, which produces MSDLVLTHGYFLREDPKELQIMKPYVPLGILYICSHLRARGFDVEVFDTTFSTRLDLFSYLLSERPSVLGIYANLMTRRNVIEILRVARSAGWKTIVGGPEPGAYVDEYLDAGADVVVLGEGELTVEELLSAFENNSDCSNVAGIVYRDSTGQTHRTLPRVQIRNLDAQPWPAREAVDVDRYVSTWRNAHGKGSVSFITARGCPYKCRWCSHQVFGQTHRRRNPKLVVDEVEWLLRRYNPDMVWVADDVFTIHYGWLRDYAAEMRRRSLRIPFECITRADRMNEEVVDLLAELGCFRVWIGSESGSQRILDAMERGVSVEQVQHGVEMARAHGIASGMFLMWGYQGEEIPDIEATIEHVKRSDPDVFFTTVAYPIRGTRYYADVTNQVVKIKPWDESSDRDLVVSGRHSKRFYEFADRLLHDEVELARLERHGYVDGTGAELRRRIEIARASLHATAMEVEV; this is translated from the coding sequence ATGTCCGATCTCGTCCTCACCCACGGCTATTTCCTTCGCGAAGATCCGAAGGAATTGCAGATCATGAAGCCCTACGTCCCACTGGGCATTCTCTACATCTGCTCGCATCTGCGCGCACGGGGCTTCGACGTCGAGGTCTTTGACACAACTTTCTCCACGCGCCTCGACCTCTTCTCGTATCTCTTGAGCGAGCGTCCCAGCGTCCTCGGCATCTACGCCAACCTCATGACGCGCCGCAACGTCATCGAGATCCTCCGTGTCGCCCGAAGCGCCGGCTGGAAAACGATCGTGGGCGGCCCCGAACCCGGCGCTTATGTTGATGAATACCTCGACGCGGGAGCCGACGTAGTCGTCCTCGGCGAGGGAGAACTCACGGTTGAAGAGTTGCTATCAGCGTTCGAAAACAACTCGGATTGTTCCAATGTCGCGGGAATCGTCTATCGTGACTCGACCGGCCAAACCCATCGCACGCTTCCACGTGTACAGATCCGCAACCTGGACGCACAGCCCTGGCCTGCACGCGAAGCCGTCGACGTCGACCGCTACGTCTCCACCTGGCGCAACGCTCACGGCAAAGGCTCGGTTTCATTTATCACTGCTCGGGGATGCCCATACAAATGCCGATGGTGCAGTCACCAGGTTTTCGGTCAGACTCATCGTCGCCGCAATCCCAAGCTTGTCGTCGACGAAGTCGAATGGCTTTTGCGTCGCTATAACCCCGATATGGTCTGGGTGGCTGACGATGTTTTCACGATTCATTATGGCTGGCTGCGCGACTACGCGGCCGAAATGCGCCGCCGCTCTCTGCGCATTCCATTCGAGTGCATCACGCGCGCAGACCGCATGAACGAGGAAGTTGTGGACCTGCTCGCAGAACTCGGCTGCTTCCGCGTCTGGATCGGCTCCGAAAGCGGTTCGCAGCGCATTCTTGACGCCATGGAACGCGGCGTTAGCGTCGAACAGGTCCAGCACGGTGTCGAAATGGCCCGCGCACACGGCATTGCCTCAGGCATGTTCCTCATGTGGGGATACCAGGGCGAAGAGATTCCTGACATCGAAGCTACGATCGAGCACGTCAAGCGGTCCGATCCCGATGTCTTTTTTACCACCGTCGCCTATCCCATCAGAGGTACACGCTATTACGCGGACGTCACAAACCAAGTCGTAAAGATCAAGCCGTGGGACGAAAGCTCCGACCGTGACCTCGTAGTATCCGGCCGCCACTCCAAGCGCTTTTATGAATTCGCCGATCGGCTGCTGCACGATGAGGTCGAACTCGCACGTCTTGAACGTCACGGTTATGTGGACGGTACTGGCGCCGAACTCCGTCGTCGCATAGAGATCGCCCGTGCCTCGCTCCACGCCACTGCCATGGAGGTGGAAGTATGA
- a CDS encoding methyltransferase domain-containing protein, with protein MADSATGSLSSLEAYALWAQVYDEQPNPMLSLEERVLSALLPRVEGKDVVDLGCGTGRWLAALYRNSPASLRGVDISAEMLERATIKLGPRAKLFQGDCTSVAFTEQSADLILSSFVLSHLPDPQRFAAQVARLLRPGGTAFISDLHPRTVRALHWNRSFRHTAGLVHLGTEEWEVEFLKTIFERAGLEVAAEIEPKFGPPEIQLLCRAGRVPLGEGALGYPAIFILQLRRPRSSNSCRSKQTCVSKIPTAITDVADLRGGQVALTPTDFILSSLHLEQRRIDSVTATPQTATGIDLSGYAVLPGLINAHDHLEFSLFPRLGHGLYENCAEWYADIHTQDARIISHYKRIPKSTRIWFGALRNLLCGVTTVCHHNPLTDDMLSEDFPVRVVREFAWAHSIALEKNLQKRHDRTAPECPFIIHVAEGVDSRARHDLADLVSAGAVDSRTVIVHGLAFDHEAVRIINREDAALIWCPTSNAFLFGRTHSPDMIRSVRNVALGSDSSLTANGDFLDELRFAAQLGIPANELYSQATNNSARILRLRDGFAQIRVGAMADLIAVRASAASPAETLTRLSYRDIDLVIRGGRVQLASDEMLARIPEHLSRGLRPLEIDGLVRWVRAPLSRLFADAIRYLGCDLYMNGRRLRNVSTAWL; from the coding sequence ATGGCCGACTCCGCCACAGGTTCATTGTCATCGCTTGAGGCCTACGCACTCTGGGCGCAGGTTTACGACGAGCAGCCGAACCCGATGCTCTCTCTAGAAGAACGTGTGCTCAGTGCGCTGCTTCCACGGGTGGAAGGTAAGGACGTGGTCGATCTCGGATGCGGCACCGGGCGATGGCTCGCTGCACTTTATCGCAATTCGCCCGCGAGCCTGCGCGGCGTCGATATTTCCGCTGAAATGCTCGAGCGGGCCACCATTAAGCTCGGCCCTCGCGCGAAGTTATTCCAGGGTGACTGCACATCCGTGGCATTCACGGAGCAATCGGCTGACCTCATCCTTTCGTCGTTCGTGCTGTCGCACTTGCCTGATCCGCAGCGGTTTGCCGCTCAGGTCGCGCGTCTGCTCCGTCCGGGCGGCACAGCTTTCATCTCCGACCTCCATCCGCGAACTGTTCGCGCGCTTCACTGGAACCGCAGTTTCCGCCATACCGCCGGACTGGTGCACCTCGGCACTGAGGAGTGGGAAGTCGAGTTCCTGAAGACAATTTTCGAGCGGGCCGGACTGGAGGTTGCGGCCGAAATCGAACCCAAGTTCGGACCGCCCGAAATCCAGTTACTCTGTCGCGCCGGTCGCGTTCCGCTGGGTGAAGGCGCACTGGGGTACCCTGCGATCTTTATCCTGCAACTCCGGCGACCGCGGTCGAGCAATTCCTGCCGCAGTAAGCAGACGTGCGTCAGTAAAATACCGACCGCGATCACGGACGTGGCTGACCTCAGAGGTGGCCAAGTCGCTCTGACCCCTACCGACTTTATACTGAGCTCACTGCATCTCGAGCAGCGGCGCATCGATTCGGTCACCGCCACACCGCAAACCGCTACCGGAATCGATTTAAGCGGATATGCCGTGCTCCCCGGCCTGATCAACGCGCACGATCACCTCGAGTTCTCGCTGTTCCCGCGCCTCGGCCACGGTCTGTACGAGAACTGCGCGGAATGGTACGCGGACATTCACACACAAGATGCCCGGATCATTTCCCACTACAAGCGAATCCCGAAATCCACCCGAATCTGGTTCGGAGCCCTGCGTAACCTCCTCTGCGGAGTCACGACGGTATGTCATCACAACCCTCTGACGGACGACATGCTATCAGAGGATTTTCCCGTCCGGGTCGTTCGCGAGTTCGCCTGGGCGCACTCCATTGCTCTCGAGAAGAATCTCCAGAAGCGCCACGACCGCACGGCTCCCGAATGCCCTTTCATTATCCATGTCGCCGAAGGCGTCGACTCCCGAGCACGTCACGATCTCGCCGATCTCGTCAGCGCCGGTGCTGTCGACTCTCGCACCGTAATCGTCCATGGCCTCGCGTTTGACCACGAGGCCGTCCGGATTATCAATCGTGAGGACGCCGCACTCATCTGGTGTCCAACTTCAAATGCTTTCCTCTTTGGGCGCACGCACTCACCCGACATGATCCGCTCGGTGCGCAACGTCGCACTCGGCAGCGATTCGTCTCTCACCGCCAATGGGGATTTCCTTGACGAACTGCGTTTTGCTGCGCAACTAGGTATTCCCGCGAACGAGCTCTACTCGCAAGCGACCAACAACTCCGCCCGCATTCTTCGTCTTCGAGATGGTTTTGCCCAGATCCGAGTCGGTGCTATGGCTGACCTTATTGCTGTTCGCGCATCAGCTGCGTCGCCCGCCGAGACGCTCACGCGCCTTTCTTATCGAGACATCGATCTCGTCATCCGCGGTGGCCGAGTGCAGCTCGCGTCGGACGAAATGCTGGCGCGAATTCCCGAGCATCTTTCACGCGGGCTACGTCCGCTCGAGATTGACGGGCTCGTCCGCTGGGTGCGGGCCCCGCTCAGTCGCCTTTTCGCAGATGCGATCCGCTATCTAGGTTGCGACTTATACATGAATGGCAGGAGGTTGCGGAATGTCAGCACTGCCTGGCTCTGA
- a CDS encoding radical SAM protein has translation MSALPGSEITPQFVEVPDRNHNIISELSILILMAHSRCNCRCVMCDIWRTAESRDLTLSDLEPHLASIRDLRVQWVVFSGGEPLMNPGLFVLAAALRKLNIRLTLLTAGLLIGKYASEIAESMDEVIVSLDGPAVVHNEIRRVPHAFETMSAGIARVQSLSSNLPIRARTTVQRSNHRCLRETVRVSRELGLASVSFLAADVTSTAFNRELIWPLARQEQVALTHDEILSLGNEIEELIREYGQEIATGFIAESPYKLRRIVRQFRAQLGLEAPIAPPCNAPWVSAVIEVNGDIRPCFFHAPIGKLGATNLKDALNSDRALNFRRELQVDSNAVCKRCVCSLYRQRS, from the coding sequence ATGTCAGCACTGCCTGGCTCTGAAATCACGCCCCAATTCGTGGAAGTTCCGGATCGCAACCACAACATCATCAGTGAACTTTCCATCCTAATTCTTATGGCGCACAGCCGCTGCAACTGCCGTTGCGTCATGTGCGACATCTGGCGGACCGCTGAAAGCCGTGACCTCACCTTGTCCGATCTTGAGCCACATTTGGCCTCGATCCGCGACCTCCGCGTGCAATGGGTTGTCTTCTCCGGCGGGGAACCGCTGATGAACCCCGGCCTCTTCGTCCTCGCTGCAGCACTGCGGAAACTGAACATCCGTCTCACTTTGCTTACCGCAGGACTACTGATAGGCAAGTACGCATCGGAAATCGCTGAGAGCATGGATGAAGTCATCGTCTCGCTCGACGGTCCCGCTGTCGTCCACAACGAGATTCGCCGAGTGCCTCACGCCTTCGAAACCATGAGCGCTGGTATCGCGCGGGTCCAGTCACTTTCGTCGAATCTTCCCATCCGCGCCCGTACTACCGTTCAGCGTTCCAATCACAGGTGCCTCCGTGAGACTGTCCGGGTGTCGCGCGAGCTCGGACTCGCTTCGGTATCTTTTCTCGCAGCAGACGTGACCTCCACCGCTTTTAATCGGGAACTGATCTGGCCACTAGCCCGACAGGAGCAGGTTGCGCTTACACACGATGAAATCTTGTCACTTGGGAATGAAATCGAGGAACTCATTCGCGAGTACGGCCAGGAGATCGCAACCGGCTTCATCGCGGAAAGTCCCTACAAGTTGCGCCGAATTGTCCGGCAGTTCCGCGCCCAACTCGGGCTGGAAGCTCCGATCGCACCACCGTGCAATGCTCCCTGGGTATCAGCAGTGATTGAAGTAAATGGTGACATTCGACCGTGTTTCTTCCATGCCCCAATTGGGAAGCTTGGGGCTACAAATCTGAAAGACGCGCTGAACTCTGATAGGGCACTGAACTTCCGAAGAGAATTGCAGGTGGATTCAAATGCCGTGTGCAAGCGTTGCGTCTGCTCTCTTTACCGACAGAGAAGCTAA
- a CDS encoding radical SAM protein, which produces MTDVLLTHSYHLPFDRKQARKMQPYPPLGTLYAAALLRQSGLSVGLFDPMLTSPDGFAEALEQHRPAIVAVYEDDFNFLSKMCLTRMREVAFEMAEEARSFGARVVVHGSDATDHTLEFLSHGFEYALIGEAEHTLLQTSLAILAGQRVESVAGIAFLDSSGTHVHRTEPRQALRYPSPLPPPARDLVDHDLYRDAWLRAHGRFSLNAISSRGCPFRCNWCAKPIFGDNFRVNPPAQVADEMLELRDRYGADHIWFADDIFGLNRRWVSAFADEVEHRRAQVPFKIQARADLITSEVAVALSRARCEEVWMGVESGSQPVLDAMEKSLRVEDVYIARENLLQVGIRACFFLQFGYPGETWSDIRKTVDLVRRTRPDDIGVSLSYPLPNTRFYQRVRDQLGTKRNWNDSDDLCVMFKGAYTDDFYRLIRDALHLEVEGWSGETESANRAESLWNEIERREQLSRNHDATELPAFHSPGDVFVSLNALSTEAGD; this is translated from the coding sequence GTGACCGATGTCCTGCTGACACATTCGTACCACTTACCGTTCGACCGTAAGCAGGCTCGAAAAATGCAGCCATACCCACCGCTCGGTACCCTCTACGCCGCGGCCCTGCTGCGTCAATCCGGGCTCTCCGTTGGGCTCTTCGATCCCATGCTCACTTCGCCCGACGGATTCGCCGAAGCACTTGAACAGCATCGTCCCGCCATCGTCGCCGTCTACGAAGACGATTTCAACTTCCTCTCCAAAATGTGCCTCACCCGCATGCGCGAGGTCGCGTTCGAAATGGCTGAGGAGGCCCGCTCCTTCGGCGCTCGGGTTGTCGTTCACGGCTCAGACGCGACGGACCATACTCTCGAATTCCTCTCGCACGGTTTCGAATATGCACTCATCGGCGAAGCCGAGCACACACTGCTCCAAACTTCCCTGGCGATACTTGCCGGCCAACGAGTGGAGTCAGTTGCCGGAATTGCGTTCCTTGACTCCAGCGGGACTCACGTCCACCGAACCGAGCCGCGTCAGGCTCTTCGATATCCATCGCCTCTTCCGCCGCCCGCGCGCGATCTCGTTGACCACGATCTCTATCGCGACGCATGGCTCCGCGCTCACGGACGTTTCTCGCTCAATGCGATTTCCAGTCGCGGGTGTCCTTTCCGCTGTAACTGGTGCGCAAAACCCATCTTCGGGGACAACTTCCGCGTGAATCCGCCGGCCCAAGTCGCCGATGAGATGCTCGAGCTCCGCGATCGCTATGGCGCCGATCATATCTGGTTCGCCGACGACATCTTCGGTCTCAACCGTCGCTGGGTATCTGCGTTCGCCGATGAAGTGGAGCACCGCCGGGCCCAGGTGCCGTTCAAGATTCAGGCTCGTGCCGACCTTATAACGAGCGAAGTCGCTGTCGCTCTGTCGCGCGCCAGATGTGAGGAAGTGTGGATGGGCGTCGAATCCGGCTCGCAACCCGTGCTCGACGCCATGGAGAAGAGTCTTCGGGTCGAGGACGTCTATATTGCTCGCGAAAACCTGCTCCAAGTTGGCATTCGAGCCTGCTTCTTTCTTCAATTCGGTTATCCCGGAGAGACCTGGTCAGATATTCGTAAAACCGTCGACCTGGTTCGCCGTACCCGTCCCGACGACATCGGTGTGTCGCTCTCGTACCCATTGCCCAACACGCGCTTCTACCAGCGTGTCCGAGATCAACTCGGCACAAAGCGCAATTGGAATGACAGCGACGACCTCTGCGTAATGTTCAAAGGCGCCTATACCGACGACTTCTACCGTCTCATTCGCGATGCCCTCCACCTCGAAGTCGAAGGCTGGTCCGGCGAAACCGAATCCGCAAACCGCGCAGAGTCGCTCTGGAACGAAATCGAGCGCCGGGAGCAACTGAGCCGGAACCACGATGCCACCGAACTTCCAGCGTTTCACTCCCCAGGTGACGTCTTCGTGTCTTTGAATGCGCTCTCCACGGAGGCTGGAGACTAA
- a CDS encoding radical SAM protein gives MIVLFNPRSTKPRNRRFPLSVLALAAVLEGREEYAIVDGNVDHDPVATIVDLIDRNRVELLGVTVMPGPQMASAMENCREIRSLRPTVAIAWGGYFPSIYADAALNAKYVDYAVRGQGEDTLLELLDALRGKGKPDDIKGLSYRDIFGLHRHNPERLMKAPDAFPVMPFHAIPVEKYLRPSFFGRRTAAHQASIGCPFKCSFCGVHAAYGNREKMESPARTEAVLRHLAKNHGTDSVQFYDMNFFLREDHTRDLCNRLAPLNLRWWCEGRIDTVVGYSDSTLESIRRAGCAMIFFGAESGSDWALKEMQKGITTAQTLELAERIRYFGIIPEFSFVIGNPRDPERDTAETLAFIRKIKRINPESEIIIYHYTPVPQREAMYGDVDGRIEFPTTPEEWATKKWMDFTVRIDPNTPWLKRKTKKLIDNFETVVGARWPTVQDIRAPRWGRAMLRSLSSWRYATKMYSHPDEIRWAQRFIELRKPKEESL, from the coding sequence ATGATCGTTCTCTTCAATCCGCGCTCTACGAAGCCCCGCAACCGTCGCTTCCCGCTGTCGGTGCTTGCGCTCGCTGCCGTGCTCGAAGGCCGCGAGGAATATGCCATTGTCGACGGCAACGTCGATCACGACCCGGTCGCGACAATTGTCGATCTCATAGACCGTAACCGTGTCGAACTTCTAGGTGTCACGGTCATGCCCGGCCCTCAAATGGCTTCAGCAATGGAGAATTGTCGCGAGATCCGGTCCTTACGTCCCACGGTTGCCATCGCTTGGGGAGGCTACTTTCCATCGATCTACGCAGACGCGGCGCTCAATGCAAAGTACGTAGACTACGCCGTGCGAGGCCAGGGAGAAGACACGCTTCTCGAATTGCTCGATGCCCTTCGTGGGAAAGGTAAACCCGACGACATCAAGGGCCTCTCGTATCGCGACATCTTCGGCCTGCATCGCCACAACCCAGAACGCCTAATGAAAGCACCGGACGCGTTCCCGGTGATGCCATTTCACGCGATTCCGGTGGAGAAATACCTTCGTCCATCGTTCTTCGGGCGCCGTACTGCCGCCCACCAAGCTAGCATCGGTTGTCCCTTCAAGTGCAGCTTCTGCGGAGTACACGCTGCGTACGGAAACCGCGAAAAGATGGAGAGTCCAGCGCGCACCGAAGCCGTCCTGCGGCACCTCGCGAAGAACCACGGCACCGACTCCGTCCAGTTCTATGATATGAATTTCTTTCTACGTGAGGACCACACGCGTGATCTCTGCAATCGCCTTGCACCGCTCAATCTACGCTGGTGGTGTGAAGGCCGCATCGACACCGTCGTAGGCTATTCCGACTCGACGCTCGAATCCATCCGTCGCGCCGGTTGTGCCATGATCTTTTTCGGCGCTGAATCTGGGTCCGACTGGGCCCTCAAAGAGATGCAGAAAGGAATTACGACCGCCCAGACACTCGAACTCGCCGAGCGCATCCGCTACTTTGGAATCATTCCCGAATTCTCTTTCGTGATCGGCAATCCGCGCGACCCCGAGCGCGACACCGCTGAGACGCTTGCGTTCATTCGAAAGATCAAGCGTATCAATCCAGAATCCGAGATCATCATTTACCACTACACGCCCGTCCCGCAGCGCGAGGCGATGTACGGCGATGTCGACGGGCGCATCGAATTTCCGACGACCCCCGAAGAATGGGCGACGAAGAAGTGGATGGACTTCACGGTCCGCATCGATCCCAATACACCCTGGCTCAAGCGTAAAACCAAGAAGCTCATTGACAATTTCGAAACTGTCGTCGGCGCACGCTGGCCTACGGTGCAGGATATCCGCGCTCCGCGCTGGGGCCGCGCCATGCTCAGGAGCCTCAGTTCATGGCGGTACGCCACAAAGATGTATTCACACCCCGACGAAATTCGCTGGGCCCAGCGATTCATCGAATTGCGCAAGCCGAAGGAGGAGAGCCTGTAA
- a CDS encoding methyltransferase domain-containing protein encodes MSTAVVHTIPAFDEIAEIYDEVFTHSLVGTSQRGSVWEEIDGLWKPGDRVLELNCGTGEDALHLAGKGISVTGCDASPAMIEVANQKKARRRPRVPVRFVVLPNEYIGGLLIDRRFDGVFSNFSGLNCVADLANVAQQLATLLRPGAEVALVFSTPFSLWESLWYGVRGDWAKAIRRWSGHVSSTISGVPVEVWYPRVSEIRQAFAPWFWYINVSGIGVAVPPSYVESLAQKHSRIFSLLRTVDRLINHLPLFRVMGDHMLLRFRRSS; translated from the coding sequence ATGAGTACCGCCGTTGTTCATACAATTCCTGCATTCGACGAGATCGCCGAAATCTATGACGAGGTCTTCACTCACTCGCTGGTTGGCACGTCTCAGCGAGGCTCAGTGTGGGAAGAAATCGACGGTCTCTGGAAGCCGGGTGATCGGGTCCTCGAACTCAACTGCGGCACGGGTGAAGACGCTCTGCATCTGGCGGGAAAAGGAATCAGCGTTACCGGGTGTGATGCATCCCCGGCAATGATCGAGGTAGCCAACCAGAAGAAGGCGCGGCGTCGGCCTCGCGTTCCCGTTCGGTTCGTTGTACTGCCAAATGAGTATATTGGCGGGCTCTTGATCGATCGGCGCTTCGATGGGGTATTCTCCAACTTCTCAGGACTCAACTGTGTTGCCGATCTCGCCAACGTCGCACAGCAACTCGCAACACTCCTCCGCCCGGGTGCTGAAGTGGCTCTCGTCTTCTCGACTCCCTTTAGCCTATGGGAATCGTTGTGGTACGGAGTAAGAGGCGATTGGGCAAAAGCGATTCGTCGTTGGAGCGGACACGTCTCTTCAACGATCAGCGGGGTCCCGGTCGAGGTATGGTATCCGCGGGTCTCTGAGATCCGCCAGGCGTTCGCTCCGTGGTTCTGGTACATCAATGTCTCCGGAATCGGTGTCGCAGTCCCGCCATCTTACGTGGAATCGCTGGCGCAAAAGCATAGCCGCATTTTTTCGCTGCTTCGGACTGTAGACCGCCTCATCAATCACCTGCCTCTGTTCCGGGTCATGGGGGATCACATGCTTCTTCGTTTCCGGAGGTCGTCTTGA